A window of Triplophysa dalaica isolate WHDGS20190420 chromosome 12, ASM1584641v1, whole genome shotgun sequence genomic DNA:
tcacttttttaaacttttctatttatttaaaacattagtcAATAACACGTGTatcacatcacataaaaatatagtatactttagtatttactattttaaattgTAGTATATTACAGCTGTCGAATAACATATACTACAATATTCTTTAGTATCTAGCTATATTAAATTCATACACttttaaagtgttaaatattaaagtatacttcaTAATTTATGAAGTAAAAAACGGTACCGTAACTAGGAAATTTACAACAgtttgttataataaaatactggagtgtgatattttttaatgtgtagaGTGAAGTAAAGTAGTTTAAAAGAAATTGTAACTTGTAGTGTACTTTACTACTTTTTCAGATGGGTAGCTAAACTATAATTTaactacttttataaatgaGTAGTTTGTAACTTATCTCACAAcaacttcaaagtatcttctccGTTTCACAGCTCTACAGTCATGATGATGGCGGGAGAACTCTGTGAGaactcttttctctttctgggTCAACACGGTCTGTACATATAACAGCTGGTCCAATCACATGAActaataacattgttttaatcTGATAACAGACATATAACTTCATATGATCATAAACATTGTCTTTATCTTAGTGTTCAACAGCACAATGATGATAAACGCTCCTCGTTTATACACCTGCTTGTCTCCGCTTCGCTACGAGCGCCTGAAATTGAATAATCTCGACGTCATGCGCTTTTTTTCCTATTGTCCAATCGAATGAAAGTAGAGGCGGGACTTACGATGTGATAACGGAACTTTACAAGTAGTCCCCGCTGCAGACTTATGGAACGCCAGGAGGGTCAAAAACGTGCGTATTTTAACCCCTTAAcaacgcgtagagtacgcgttctTTGCGCGTAGagaacgcgttgtttgcgcgtagagtacgcgttgtttgcgcgtagagtacgcgtcgaTTTTTCACGCGTAGactacgcgtactctacgcgtaAACAACGCGTACtttacgcgcaaacaacgcgtactctacgcgttgTTAAGGCGTTAAAATACGCACGTTTTTGACCCTCCTGGCGTTCCATACAGACTCGACGTCACGCATTTATAAGTGCGCAACGTGAAGAAGAAAAGAGctcttaaacaaaaaaatatcagatcttttacatttttaaaacgtttttattattagtattagtttagctgtgcatttacaacctgagtactgctgctttacatcaactgcacttttatttctaatttatttttccattgttcttctctttttctcacatttttaatcaatgttattgctgttttattctttctttaaatctaatttgtgatcttaaatatttttcattttaaagatacgtcttatttctctatttctcaatcattttatgtaaatcgctttgaattgcccttgtgtattaaatgtgctttataaataaacttgctttGCATTAAAAGGAGCACTTACTCTATTAACGAATTGTTCAAGACAACTCGGATTTCGGGAATTCCCGACCTCATACCCAGAAGTAAACGTTTTACAGCACGAAATGACATGAATAAAGTCTTcttgtaaactttttttaacacattaaaatcaAATCGTTTTGGCTATCTTTAATATGCCCCGACGCCGCGTGATTGACAGGAATGCATTGATCTCCGACATAATATCCGGGGTCTGAGTTTACACATTCATGACATAAAAATCTGTGAAAACGTCACATTGTAAGGTAAACAGGACACACATGCGCAGTAACGAATGCTTGACCACATCACGTTAAGGCGCATGCGCGCAAAAGCATGCATGACGTCAACGCGCTACAGGCTGCAGCGAGAGGTATCTCAAACTTTAAAGTTGCTTGACACGTCCGGAGACAGCAATGAAGGAGAAACGTGTTGCCTGACGCGGGTTAACAGAGAAAATTCCTTTTTAAAGTTTCTGATAATATGATAATACAACTTGGCAGCAACTACAGCAACTATAATCCTTGACTGACAGCCAGGACAGAAGTTTCGGTGGTTACCTAGCAACATTCGATCGTTTTGTCTGATCGGCACCTAAATGCAGCCTCCATTCTCCTGTTTCTGTGTCCTTGCAAAATAAGCAGAGTCTGAAGAAACCAGTTGGGAAAATATCTTAAATTAAGAGCCAAGAAATCCCCTTTAACATGCACTGATTGCCTGTGCATTATAAAGATAAAGGCTGTAAAACTATTTTGTTTACTCTTAGTGAATGTAATGAGATTTTACTGctgtatatatcatttaaatctTTGCTTATAAAATAGTGCTTATACACACATTCACTTTACTTGTAAACTAGGTGTAAAAGAGAGAAGCAGCGTGACACTAGTTTGCATCcaagtttattttgaaattccCCACTCCCTCTATACAAGAAAAAATGACTTTCCACAAAGGCAGCAGTGAACTCTCAATGATAGTAAGTTTATGTTTAGGgcaggaaaaataaaataatcacagtgtaaccttttctttttctttaaatactCCTCGCTGTCGTCTTTGGCTGGGGTTTGGCGGACCGTTTACCGTCGAGCCAAATTCATGGGAAGTTACAGTTCAAACCAATGAAGCTGCAGGGCTTCAACTTAACAAAAGCAATGCAGGAATGTTGTTATGTTCcgataacagaaataaaaaagaaagaataagaACAAGGCGTCTACGTTTGCAACGCAGATCAAACAAATGACTGCCGGGGACGAGACAGCGctttttaatttgataaaactgtatagacaaaaaataaatctacaaaatGGAACTAGTAATATTACACAACGATGAAACATGTTTCGTTCAACTACACAAAACCGAAGTTCTTGGTCTTGATGGCGAGTAAAAGTTTCTGTTTGAGAATCTGTTTGGAAGAGTAGAGTGGCACGTAAAGGCGGGAGATGCAGGTGTTGGCGGTGGGCAGGTGCTGGTCGTCCGGCGGGCGGATGGTGATGGAGGGCATGGGCTGGAATCCCTCTTCACTGGCAGGAAGAGACGGGCTGGAGGTCCAGAAGTACACCTGCACGTGCACAAACACAAGTTAAAAATCTGCCCTTCAGCTCCTTACATGAAATCATTCTGAGCGATGAAGAAGATAAAGCGCCTACCAGGTCCTGCCTCTCGGTCATGTTCATCTTCTCAACGATGGACCAAAACCAGCGTTTGAACTGCAGCAGCTTCTCAGCATTCTCCCCTGCAGGTGCCAAATTAAAACCAAAATCACTTTGATGCAACAGTCCAGCTGCAAATACCTTTAAATGAACTACATTACTTGTGATGAATCACAAATACTTAATACATATTTGgtaacaaactaaaataacttCAGATCATATGTTAGGGtcatattataaacattaaaggACTGATGAACATTTTACTCTTAATTTAATAGAGGATCTTCTGCATGGCTAAACAACATAGAAACCATACTAattatttaaagacaaaaaaatctataaaaatctaatttatattttaatgaaaaactgATAACTAATCGATGCTGAATCGAATCAAAACCACATAAATAAGTATCGAATCGAAAATATAGTCACAAAACCCAGCCCTAGTGTAAAGTGAAGCGTGTACCAGACTCGTCATTGAAGGAGGTGAAGCTGATGAGCATCTGCACATTGACTTCTCCACAGCCGTTGACCAGCAGTCTGAAGTCCTCTGCCGTCAGGTCTTCTAGAGCATTCTTCGGAAGCACATCCAGAAGACCTTTCCTCATGGCCTGCAAAATAACACTTTCCTTAACACCTCCACATATGAATGATCTCTCGCAAACACGCGGACATCACACTCCGAACACTTACATGCAGAGGCTGTTCAGCCACCACCAGCATCCGGTGCTCAGCGTATCTCCTCACATACTCGTACACATTCAGAGGGGTCACGGGCATGTTGACCCCGCCGGCCAGCAGCTCCACCTGTAGatacac
This region includes:
- the LOC130432488 gene encoding E3 ubiquitin-protein ligase UBR5-like — protein: MNMTERQDLVYFWTSSPSLPASEEGFQPMPSITIRPPDDQHLPTANTCISRLYVPLYSSKQILKQKLLLAIKTKNFGFV